In the genome of Bradyrhizobium sp. CIAT3101, one region contains:
- a CDS encoding cytochrome P450, with product MAPRLDFASEAFFRDPPKAIAALRAAGPVVATRFPLVGDVWITTTHDATAEVLKDSTIFTLRKEDGEVAGLRWWMPGLVRTIANNMLTMDEPDHTRLRSIVDEAFRRRAIVAMEPRIRAIADGLADELFAKGSPADLVQGYARILPLSVISELLGLPMTDRPRFIAWANAMSSLTNVVSFFRLLLAFRKMRFYLEQQLQIARERGGEGLIAELVQVEREGGEITPDEMVSMVFLLLAAGSETTTHLISGSVYELLRNPDLRDWLEEDWSRAGLAVEEFLRFVSPVQFSKPRYLRRDVELGGVRLKKGDRVMVMLAAANMDPAVHDQPERLDLARKPNRHISFGTGIHFCLGHQLARIEGACALQALFTRWPRLGLAVDPSQIHWRKRPGLRAIAKLPVVADGGERRQPVDFRDASRSRSQPNTERPSRSGEAARSPSM from the coding sequence ATGGCACCGCGCCTCGATTTCGCCAGCGAGGCTTTCTTTCGCGACCCGCCCAAGGCCATCGCGGCCTTGCGGGCGGCCGGCCCTGTCGTCGCGACGCGCTTTCCCCTTGTCGGCGACGTCTGGATCACCACCACCCACGATGCGACCGCAGAGGTGCTGAAGGACAGCACGATCTTCACGCTGCGCAAGGAAGACGGCGAAGTCGCCGGCCTGCGCTGGTGGATGCCGGGGCTGGTCAGGACCATCGCCAACAACATGCTGACGATGGACGAGCCGGATCACACCAGGCTGCGGAGCATTGTCGACGAAGCCTTTCGCCGCCGCGCCATCGTTGCGATGGAGCCGCGCATCCGTGCCATCGCCGATGGTCTGGCCGATGAGCTGTTTGCGAAGGGCAGTCCGGCCGATCTCGTTCAGGGCTACGCGCGCATCCTGCCGCTTTCGGTGATCTCGGAGCTGCTCGGCCTGCCCATGACCGATCGCCCGCGCTTCATCGCCTGGGCCAATGCGATGTCGTCACTGACGAACGTCGTCAGCTTCTTTCGCCTGCTGCTCGCGTTCCGCAAGATGCGCTTCTATCTCGAACAGCAGTTGCAGATCGCGCGCGAGCGGGGCGGCGAGGGCCTGATCGCCGAGCTGGTCCAGGTCGAGCGCGAAGGCGGCGAGATCACGCCGGACGAAATGGTCTCCATGGTGTTCCTGTTGCTCGCGGCGGGCTCGGAGACCACCACGCATCTCATCAGCGGATCGGTTTACGAGCTGCTCAGGAATCCGGATCTGCGCGACTGGCTGGAGGAGGATTGGAGCCGTGCCGGGCTGGCGGTGGAAGAATTCTTGCGTTTCGTCTCGCCGGTGCAGTTCTCGAAGCCGCGCTATCTGCGGCGGGATGTCGAGCTCGGCGGCGTGCGCCTGAAGAAAGGCGACCGCGTCATGGTGATGCTCGCCGCCGCCAACATGGACCCGGCGGTGCATGACCAGCCGGAGCGGCTCGATCTCGCGCGAAAGCCCAACCGGCACATCTCCTTCGGCACCGGAATCCATTTCTGCCTCGGCCATCAACTGGCGCGGATCGAAGGCGCGTGCGCGCTCCAGGCATTGTTCACGCGCTGGCCACGGCTTGGGCTGGCCGTCGATCCGTCACAGATCCATTGGCGCAAGCGGCCGGGGCTCCGCGCAATCGCAAAGCTGCCCGTTGTGGCCGACGGCGGTGAGCGGCGTCAGCCCGTCGATTTCCGTGATGCGAGCAGATCGCGCTCCCAGCCGAACACCGAGCGGCCGTCGAGATCGGGCGAGGCGGCGCGTTCGCCCTCGATGTAG
- a CDS encoding DUF2218 domain-containing protein — MNHSVAEITTERASIYLQQLCKHFAHKLAVEFTPEQGTIPFSMGTCRLQAAGDKLTLKAEAENADLLVQVEGVVERHLVRFAFRDPPEIAWRTAEKAAN, encoded by the coding sequence ATGAATCATTCCGTGGCTGAGATCACCACCGAGCGGGCGAGCATCTATCTGCAGCAGCTCTGCAAGCATTTCGCTCACAAGCTTGCGGTCGAGTTCACGCCGGAGCAGGGCACGATCCCGTTTTCGATGGGGACGTGCCGGCTGCAAGCTGCGGGCGACAAGCTCACGCTGAAGGCGGAGGCCGAGAACGCGGACCTCCTCGTCCAGGTCGAAGGCGTTGTCGAGCGGCATCTCGTCCGCTTCGCCTTCCGCGATCCGCCGGAAATCGCCTGGCGGACTGCGGAGAAGGCGGCGAATTGA
- a CDS encoding ABC transporter substrate-binding protein, with protein MRTTFERITHGTLLAFALVSLVGTPARADGEAKLLAPSGTLRVGIYPGSPTSMVTDAAGKPHGLAYDLGGELAKRLGVSIDYVRFQRVADIVTAIHDGQVDFTVTNATPARANEVSFSQPVLAIELGFLVPANSPIGKVEDIDKPGVKIGVTKGSTSERTLPTKFRNATIVPAESVKVAIAMFGRGEIDLYATNKPTLFEMSDQMPGAKILDGNWGAEHMAIAVPKGREAALPLLNRFVADEQSSGALDAIQQQAGLRGATRATRE; from the coding sequence ATGAGGACCACATTTGAGCGTATCACGCACGGCACCCTGCTCGCCTTCGCACTGGTCAGCCTGGTGGGCACGCCCGCGCGCGCCGACGGGGAAGCAAAACTGCTGGCGCCGAGCGGCACCTTGCGCGTCGGCATCTATCCGGGCAGCCCGACCTCGATGGTGACAGACGCGGCCGGCAAGCCGCACGGCCTCGCCTACGACCTCGGCGGCGAGCTGGCGAAGCGGCTCGGCGTCTCAATCGACTACGTCAGGTTTCAGCGCGTCGCCGATATCGTCACCGCGATCCACGACGGCCAGGTCGACTTCACCGTGACCAACGCCACCCCGGCCCGCGCCAATGAGGTCAGCTTCAGCCAGCCCGTACTGGCGATCGAGCTCGGCTTTCTCGTTCCCGCGAATTCGCCGATCGGCAAGGTCGAGGATATCGACAAGCCGGGCGTGAAGATCGGCGTCACCAAGGGCTCGACCTCCGAGCGCACCCTGCCGACGAAGTTCAGGAACGCAACCATCGTTCCCGCCGAAAGTGTCAAGGTCGCCATCGCCATGTTCGGCCGCGGCGAGATCGATCTCTACGCCACCAACAAGCCGACGCTGTTCGAAATGTCCGACCAGATGCCGGGCGCGAAAATCCTGGACGGCAATTGGGGTGCGGAGCACATGGCCATCGCAGTCCCCAAGGGACGCGAGGCCGCCCTTCCCCTGCTCAACCGCTTTGTGGCAGACGAGCAGTCGTCGGGCGCACTCGACGCGATTCAACAGCAGGCGGGCTTGCGCGGCGCAACCAGGGCGACGCGCGAATAG
- a CDS encoding MarR family transcriptional regulator, translated as MTEPRYPADKLLALKKKHWPESVTPVGEMLVRVYRLNSLMRDGVAEQIAAHDLSFMEFEVLITLRGAAPPHEMIPTELYPAILISSGGLTKVLNALQQRGLITRAEDAADKRSKPVRLTAKGRTLAERVMAEVLQTGERMVLGGLSEADVERATRLLHKLLTTLEPARD; from the coding sequence ATGACCGAACCGCGCTATCCCGCGGACAAGCTCCTCGCCCTCAAGAAGAAGCATTGGCCGGAATCCGTCACGCCGGTCGGCGAGATGTTGGTGCGGGTCTATCGCCTGAACAGCCTGATGCGCGACGGCGTGGCCGAGCAGATCGCCGCGCATGATCTGTCGTTCATGGAGTTCGAGGTGCTGATCACGCTGCGCGGCGCCGCTCCGCCCCATGAGATGATCCCGACCGAGCTCTATCCGGCGATCCTGATCTCATCGGGCGGACTGACCAAGGTGCTCAACGCCCTGCAGCAGCGCGGCCTCATCACCCGCGCGGAGGACGCCGCGGACAAGCGCAGCAAACCGGTGCGACTGACCGCCAAGGGGCGAACGCTCGCCGAGCGCGTCATGGCGGAGGTTCTGCAAACGGGCGAGAGAATGGTTCTCGGCGGGCTTTCCGAAGCCGACGTCGAACGCGCAACGCGATTGCTGCACAAGCTGCTGACGACGCTGGAGCCTGCGCGCGACTAG
- a CDS encoding PIG-L deacetylase family protein yields MKTGLVVTAHPGDFVWRAGGAIALHAKKGYRMKIVCMSFGERGESQFAWKEKGATLESVKAGRKDEAERAAKLLGAEIEFFDCGDYPLKLTEAHFDRMVDIYRELNPSFVLTHALEDPYNFDHPNAAHFAQETRVVAQAMGHKPGAQYKYSAPPVFLFEPHQPEQCNYKPDLLLKIDEVWKEKYEAFQILAAQKHLWGYYERVALNRGIQGSRNTGVPMTYGEAYQRLFPTVAEELA; encoded by the coding sequence ATGAAAACAGGTCTCGTGGTTACCGCCCATCCCGGCGATTTCGTCTGGCGCGCCGGTGGCGCCATCGCGCTGCATGCGAAGAAGGGCTATCGCATGAAGATCGTCTGCATGTCTTTCGGCGAGCGCGGTGAGAGCCAGTTCGCATGGAAGGAGAAGGGCGCGACGCTGGAATCGGTCAAGGCCGGCCGCAAGGACGAGGCGGAGCGGGCGGCGAAGCTGCTGGGCGCCGAAATCGAGTTCTTCGACTGCGGCGACTATCCGCTGAAGCTGACCGAGGCGCATTTCGACCGCATGGTCGACATCTACCGCGAGCTCAATCCGAGCTTCGTGCTGACCCACGCGCTGGAAGATCCCTACAATTTCGACCATCCGAACGCGGCGCATTTCGCACAGGAGACCCGCGTCGTCGCGCAGGCCATGGGGCACAAGCCCGGTGCGCAGTACAAATATTCCGCGCCGCCGGTGTTCCTGTTCGAGCCGCACCAGCCCGAGCAGTGCAACTACAAGCCGGACCTGCTGCTCAAGATCGACGAAGTCTGGAAGGAGAAGTACGAGGCGTTCCAGATCCTCGCCGCGCAAAAGCACCTCTGGGGCTATTACGAGCGCGTCGCGCTCAATCGCGGTATCCAGGGCAGCCGTAACACCGGCGTGCCCATGACTTATGGCGAGGCCTACCAGCGCCTGTTCCCGACGGTTGCGGAGGAGCTGGCATGA
- a CDS encoding amidohydrolase family protein, with protein MNMMYTPTIPPPDPNTRTPKFKLPKLSCDAHCHIFGPGAKYPYSPDRSYTPPDAPLEDFKALHAKLGVERAVIVNASVHGVDNTVALDAIAQSNGAYRAVANIDDTITEQGLRVLHEGGFRGCRFNFVRHLGGVPDKRVFNRIIAMVAPLGWHIDLHFDAIDLPEYADMLTRLPLSYTIDHMGRVKASDGLDQLPFRILIELMQRDEKCWVKICGSERVSTAGPPFTDAVPFARKIVETAPGRIIWGTDWPHPNVKVMPNDGDLVDLIPLFAPEPELQQKILVDNPARLFGFDE; from the coding sequence ATGAATATGATGTACACGCCGACCATTCCACCGCCCGATCCGAACACCCGCACGCCGAAGTTCAAGCTGCCAAAGCTGTCCTGCGACGCGCATTGTCATATCTTCGGTCCCGGTGCGAAATATCCCTATTCGCCTGACCGCTCCTACACGCCGCCGGATGCGCCGCTTGAAGACTTCAAGGCGCTGCACGCCAAGCTTGGCGTGGAGCGCGCGGTCATCGTCAATGCCAGCGTGCACGGCGTCGACAACACGGTCGCGCTCGACGCCATTGCGCAGAGCAACGGTGCCTATCGTGCAGTCGCCAATATCGACGATACGATCACGGAGCAGGGGCTTCGCGTGCTGCACGAGGGCGGCTTCCGCGGCTGCCGCTTCAATTTCGTCCGGCATCTCGGCGGCGTCCCCGACAAGCGCGTGTTCAACCGCATCATCGCCATGGTCGCGCCGCTCGGCTGGCACATCGACCTGCATTTCGATGCGATCGACCTGCCCGAATATGCCGACATGCTGACAAGGCTGCCGCTAAGCTACACCATCGACCATATGGGACGGGTCAAGGCCTCCGACGGGCTCGACCAGCTGCCGTTCAGGATCCTGATCGAGCTGATGCAGCGTGACGAAAAATGCTGGGTCAAGATCTGTGGCTCGGAGCGGGTCTCGACCGCCGGCCCGCCCTTCACCGATGCAGTGCCTTTCGCGCGAAAGATCGTCGAGACCGCGCCCGGTCGCATCATTTGGGGCACCGACTGGCCGCATCCCAACGTCAAGGTGATGCCGAATGATGGCGATCTCGTCGACTTGATCCCGCTGTTCGCGCCGGAGCCGGAACTCCAGCAGAAGATTTTGGTCGATAATCCCGCGCGTCTGTTTGGATTCGACGAATGA
- a CDS encoding TetR family transcriptional regulator, translating into MVRKPTSKETARKPNMREAILAAAEELFATNGFNAVSVRDIAQAAGANPGSVTYHFKTKDGLLLEIYRRHCGPMNLRRSELLAAAKRVRDLQDRLEAVVRAYVVPAFTSGSDLAGGGARFTRLRAVMSAEGNEVARKIIAQTFDDTSHAFIDAIHDSLPHIPRTDIVWRSHFLLGALYYSLVTPDRVSRLSRGEADGSDPANAIEQLVQATVAAFQAPALDQAAPARRRTVASSKT; encoded by the coding sequence ATGGTACGCAAGCCCACCAGCAAGGAAACGGCCCGCAAGCCGAACATGCGCGAGGCGATCCTCGCCGCGGCCGAGGAGCTGTTCGCCACCAACGGCTTCAACGCCGTCTCGGTGCGCGACATCGCACAGGCCGCGGGGGCCAATCCCGGCAGCGTGACCTACCACTTCAAGACCAAGGACGGTCTGCTGCTGGAGATCTACCGGCGCCATTGCGGGCCGATGAACCTCCGCCGCTCGGAGCTGCTCGCCGCCGCCAAGCGAGTGCGCGATCTGCAGGACCGGCTCGAAGCGGTGGTGCGGGCCTATGTGGTGCCGGCCTTCACCTCCGGCAGCGATCTCGCCGGCGGCGGGGCGCGTTTCACGCGGCTGCGCGCCGTGATGTCGGCCGAGGGCAACGAGGTCGCGCGAAAAATCATCGCGCAGACGTTTGACGATACCAGCCACGCCTTCATCGACGCGATCCACGACAGCCTGCCGCACATTCCGCGCACCGACATCGTCTGGCGCAGTCACTTCCTGCTCGGCGCACTTTATTATTCGCTGGTGACGCCGGATCGTGTCTCGCGCCTGTCGCGCGGCGAGGCCGACGGCAGCGATCCCGCCAATGCCATCGAGCAATTGGTGCAGGCCACCGTTGCGGCGTTTCAGGCGCCGGCCCTGGATCAGGCCGCGCCGGCGCGGCGTCGGACTGTTGCAAGCAGCAAGACTTGA
- the dctA gene encoding C4-dicarboxylate transporter DctA encodes MTAMAIDKPRGRAWWKELWIQVLIAMAAGIALGIVNPEAGAKMQPLGDAFIKAIRMLIAPIIFCTVVHGIAHMADMARVGRVAVKAIIYFEIMTTIALIIGLIAVNVLKPGAGMNIDPAGINASTVEPYVKQTAVIGFVPFLMNIVPATFIGAFAEGNILQVLFISVLCGFALVQLGERAAPLVHLIDIAAKMVFAVVGFVMWAAPIGAFGAIAFTVGKFGVGSLASLGKLLGGFYLTYVIFIIVALGPVARLCGFSLLKLIRYIWEELLICIATTSSETVLPRMLTKLEKAGCERSVVGLVIPTGYSFNLDGTCLYLAAASVFLAQATNTPFGLAEQIELLLILLVTSKGAAGIAGAAFVVLAATLSATGSIPVTSVALVLGIHRLMSQGLTPTNLIGNAVATIAIAKWEGALDGERLKRVLDGEEPAAAAA; translated from the coding sequence ATGACCGCGATGGCGATCGACAAGCCGCGCGGGCGCGCCTGGTGGAAGGAGCTCTGGATCCAGGTGCTCATCGCCATGGCGGCCGGCATCGCGCTTGGCATCGTCAATCCGGAAGCCGGCGCGAAGATGCAGCCGCTCGGGGACGCCTTCATCAAGGCGATCCGGATGCTGATCGCGCCGATCATCTTCTGCACCGTCGTTCATGGCATCGCCCATATGGCCGACATGGCGCGGGTGGGCCGCGTCGCCGTCAAGGCCATCATCTATTTCGAAATCATGACCACGATCGCGCTGATCATCGGTCTCATCGCGGTCAATGTGCTCAAGCCCGGCGCCGGCATGAACATCGATCCCGCCGGCATCAATGCGAGCACGGTCGAGCCTTACGTCAAGCAGACCGCCGTGATCGGCTTCGTGCCGTTCCTGATGAACATCGTGCCCGCGACTTTCATCGGCGCCTTTGCCGAGGGCAATATCCTCCAGGTGCTGTTCATTTCGGTGCTCTGCGGCTTTGCGCTGGTGCAACTCGGCGAACGCGCCGCGCCGCTGGTTCACTTGATCGACATCGCCGCCAAGATGGTGTTCGCCGTGGTCGGCTTCGTGATGTGGGCGGCGCCGATCGGCGCGTTTGGCGCGATCGCCTTTACTGTCGGCAAATTCGGCGTGGGATCGCTGGCTTCGCTCGGCAAGCTGTTGGGTGGGTTCTACCTTACTTACGTTATTTTCATCATCGTGGCGCTCGGTCCCGTCGCGCGGCTCTGCGGTTTCTCGCTGCTCAAGCTGATCCGCTACATCTGGGAGGAGCTGCTGATCTGCATCGCGACCACCTCGTCCGAGACGGTGCTGCCGCGGATGCTGACCAAGCTGGAGAAAGCGGGCTGCGAGAGGAGCGTGGTCGGGCTCGTGATCCCGACCGGCTATTCCTTCAATCTCGACGGCACTTGTCTCTACCTTGCCGCCGCTTCGGTGTTCCTGGCGCAGGCGACCAACACGCCGTTCGGGCTCGCCGAGCAGATCGAGCTGCTGCTGATCCTGCTCGTGACCTCCAAGGGCGCGGCGGGCATCGCGGGCGCGGCCTTCGTCGTGCTGGCGGCGACGCTGTCGGCGACAGGCTCCATTCCCGTGACCAGCGTCGCGCTGGTGCTCGGCATCCATCGCCTGATGTCGCAGGGGCTGACGCCGACCAATCTGATCGGGAACGCGGTCGCGACCATCGCGATTGCCAAATGGGAAGGTGCGCTCGACGGCGAGCGCTTGAAGCGTGTGCTCGACGGCGAGGAACCCGCGGCTGCCGCGGCCTGA
- a CDS encoding DUF763 domain-containing protein, which yields MTRRTGSADLPLHTGRVPPWLASRMASLGAIVTQAIVHHYGRDAFMQRLSHPFWFQSFGAVMGMDWHSSGITTSVIGALKRGLGPLQDELGIYVCGGRGQHSRKTPDELLQLGDRVGFDGVSLTRASRLVAKVDSAAVQDGFDLYLHGFFVTADGKWTVVQQGMNGDKRQARRYHWHSEALKSFVDAPHSAIDGPQQGEIVNLTDHRADVSRNAQLDLLSDLGPDRILTEFERLTGTAPEPAQAMLPHLIMPAHHDVRPKDVFARRLHGTLAAAAERGPVDFPELLLTPGVGARTVRSLAMVAEVVHGAPYRFKDPARFSLAHGGKDRHPYPVPIKVYDETIRVLKGAIQGAKLGRDEEMQAIRRLDDQARRLERTATGPSVEAYIEGERAASPDLDGRSVFGWERDLLASRKSTG from the coding sequence ATGACCAGACGAACCGGCAGCGCCGATCTTCCTCTCCACACCGGGCGGGTTCCGCCATGGCTGGCGAGCCGTATGGCCTCGCTGGGAGCGATCGTGACGCAGGCGATCGTGCATCACTACGGCCGCGATGCATTCATGCAGCGGCTCTCGCATCCCTTCTGGTTCCAGTCGTTCGGCGCCGTGATGGGGATGGACTGGCACTCCTCCGGTATCACGACCTCCGTGATCGGCGCGCTGAAGCGCGGGCTCGGCCCGCTCCAGGACGAACTGGGCATCTATGTCTGCGGCGGCCGCGGCCAGCATTCGCGCAAGACGCCGGATGAGCTGTTGCAGCTCGGCGACCGCGTCGGCTTCGACGGCGTCAGCCTCACCCGCGCCAGCCGCCTGGTGGCGAAGGTCGATAGCGCCGCCGTGCAGGACGGCTTTGATCTCTATCTCCACGGCTTCTTCGTCACCGCCGACGGCAAGTGGACGGTGGTGCAGCAGGGCATGAACGGCGACAAGCGGCAGGCGCGCCGCTATCACTGGCACTCCGAGGCGCTGAAGAGTTTTGTCGACGCGCCCCACAGCGCGATCGACGGCCCGCAGCAAGGCGAGATCGTCAATCTCACCGACCATCGCGCCGATGTCTCGCGCAATGCGCAGCTCGACCTGCTCAGCGATCTCGGCCCCGATCGCATCCTCACCGAATTCGAGCGGCTCACCGGCACTGCGCCCGAACCGGCGCAAGCGATGCTGCCGCATCTGATCATGCCCGCCCATCATGACGTCCGGCCGAAGGACGTGTTCGCGCGCCGCCTGCATGGCACGCTGGCAGCCGCCGCCGAGCGCGGCCCGGTCGACTTCCCCGAGCTGCTGCTGACGCCGGGCGTCGGCGCGCGCACGGTGCGGTCGCTGGCGATGGTCGCCGAAGTCGTGCACGGCGCCCCCTATCGCTTCAAGGATCCGGCGCGCTTTTCGCTCGCCCATGGCGGCAAGGACCGGCATCCCTACCCCGTCCCGATCAAGGTCTATGACGAGACCATCCGCGTGCTGAAGGGCGCGATCCAGGGCGCCAAGCTCGGACGCGACGAGGAGATGCAGGCGATCAGGCGCCTCGACGACCAGGCGCGACGGCTGGAGCGGACGGCAACCGGGCCGTCGGTTGAGGCCTACATCGAGGGCGAACGCGCCGCCTCGCCCGATCTCGACGGCCGCTCGGTGTTCGGCTGGGAGCGCGATCTGCTCGCATCACGGAAATCGACGGGCTGA
- a CDS encoding amidohydrolase family protein produces MNRRECLHLLTGLAGAALAGEARAQGAEPKAEPKAMPTITPPDPNPKTPSFKLPPKSCDSHTHIFGPASRYPFSSSRPYNTADAPLETFRSVHEAIGVERCVIVNATVHGTDNRVVTDAIAQSEGAYKGIANVSDEISEKELAALDKGGICGCRFAFLKRLGGVGDMNKFQRIVHRVAELGWHIDVYFEPGTIAEFAPILTALPAPYVIDHMGTVQAAKGLDDPGFTALLDLQKKDAKCWVKITGLERASAAGKPFHDAVPFAKALIDNAPDRVIWGTDWPHPNVKIMPNDGEIVDLIPLFAPDKAIQQKLLVDNPARLFKFS; encoded by the coding sequence ATGAACAGGCGGGAGTGCTTGCATCTCTTGACCGGGCTGGCCGGTGCCGCGCTCGCGGGCGAAGCACGTGCGCAAGGCGCGGAGCCCAAAGCTGAACCCAAGGCGATGCCGACGATCACGCCGCCGGATCCAAATCCCAAGACACCCTCGTTCAAGCTGCCGCCGAAATCCTGCGACAGCCACACCCACATCTTCGGGCCGGCGTCCCGTTATCCCTTCTCTTCGAGCCGCCCCTACAACACCGCCGATGCCCCGCTGGAGACGTTCCGCAGTGTGCACGAGGCAATCGGCGTCGAGCGCTGTGTGATCGTGAATGCCACGGTGCACGGCACCGACAATCGCGTTGTCACCGATGCGATCGCCCAGAGCGAAGGTGCCTACAAGGGCATCGCCAACGTCAGCGACGAGATCAGCGAGAAGGAGCTGGCGGCGCTCGACAAGGGCGGCATCTGCGGCTGCCGCTTCGCCTTTCTCAAGCGCCTCGGCGGCGTCGGCGACATGAACAAGTTCCAGCGCATCGTGCATCGCGTCGCCGAGCTCGGCTGGCACATCGACGTCTATTTCGAGCCCGGTACGATCGCCGAATTCGCGCCGATCCTGACCGCGCTGCCGGCGCCTTACGTGATCGATCACATGGGCACGGTGCAGGCCGCGAAGGGGCTCGACGATCCCGGTTTCACGGCGCTGCTCGATCTCCAGAAGAAGGACGCGAAGTGCTGGGTCAAGATCACCGGCCTCGAACGTGCTTCTGCCGCCGGCAAGCCCTTCCACGACGCCGTGCCGTTCGCGAAGGCGCTGATCGACAACGCGCCCGACCGCGTCATCTGGGGCACCGACTGGCCGCATCCCAACGTCAAGATCATGCCCAATGACGGCGAGATCGTCGATTTGATTCCTCTCTTCGCGCCGGACAAGGCGATCCAGCAGAAGCTGCTGGTCGACAATCCCGCACGCCTGTTCAAGTTCAGCTGA
- a CDS encoding tripartite tricarboxylate transporter substrate binding protein, with protein sequence MLGLNTKIGALMLGAGLLLASGVAQAADNYPSKPVHILVPYAAGGAVDVLARTLGQALAKTWGQQPVVDNRPGAGGIVASQALTQAAPDGYTLILVASGHPLNQFIYPSVPYDTFKDFTAISEVASSPLAIVVAKDSPYKTLGDLLAAAKKDPDKLSYGMSGNGTSAHLAGELLKYMSGTKIVAIPYKGGAPALTAVIAGEIPLSINPLAEAIGQLEGGPVRALAVTSAERSKALPDVPTVAESGVPGYDVSVWWGVLGPARMPPEIVAKLETDLKAALRDPNVLSTLGKIGAAPVGSSAKDFDAYMHAEATKWEPVLKAADIRAQ encoded by the coding sequence ATGCTGGGTTTGAACACGAAGATCGGCGCTTTGATGCTCGGCGCCGGTCTGCTGCTCGCGAGCGGCGTCGCGCAGGCCGCCGATAATTATCCGAGCAAGCCGGTCCACATCCTCGTGCCCTATGCCGCCGGCGGCGCGGTCGACGTGCTGGCCCGCACGCTCGGCCAGGCACTCGCAAAGACCTGGGGCCAGCAGCCCGTGGTCGACAACCGCCCCGGCGCGGGCGGCATCGTCGCCTCGCAAGCGCTGACGCAGGCCGCGCCCGACGGTTATACGTTGATCCTTGTCGCCAGCGGCCATCCGCTGAACCAGTTCATCTATCCGAGCGTGCCCTACGACACGTTCAAGGACTTTACTGCGATCAGCGAAGTCGCCTCCTCGCCGCTTGCGATCGTGGTGGCCAAGGACAGCCCCTACAAGACGCTCGGCGATCTCCTGGCCGCGGCAAAGAAGGATCCGGACAAGCTGTCCTACGGCATGTCCGGCAACGGCACCTCGGCGCATCTCGCCGGCGAACTTCTGAAATACATGTCTGGGACCAAGATCGTCGCAATCCCCTATAAGGGCGGCGCGCCGGCGCTGACCGCTGTCATCGCGGGCGAGATCCCGCTCAGCATCAATCCGCTCGCGGAAGCCATCGGCCAGCTCGAAGGCGGTCCGGTGCGCGCACTTGCAGTGACTTCCGCCGAGCGCTCCAAGGCACTGCCGGACGTTCCGACCGTCGCCGAGTCCGGCGTGCCCGGCTACGACGTCTCGGTCTGGTGGGGCGTGCTTGGACCCGCAAGAATGCCGCCGGAGATCGTGGCAAAACTCGAGACCGATCTGAAGGCGGCGCTAAGGGATCCGAACGTGCTCTCTACGCTCGGCAAGATCGGCGCAGCCCCCGTCGGCTCCTCCGCCAAGGATTTCGATGCCTACATGCACGCCGAGGCGACCAAATGGGAGCCGGTGCTGAAGGCTGCCGACATCCGCGCGCAGTGA